A window of the Hordeum vulgare subsp. vulgare chromosome 5H, MorexV3_pseudomolecules_assembly, whole genome shotgun sequence genome harbors these coding sequences:
- the LOC123452132 gene encoding transcription factor PHYTOCHROME INTERACTING FACTOR-LIKE 13-like, with amino-acid sequence MSQFVPDWGNMGDISRPLGEDDDLMELLWCNGNVVMQSQGHRKLPPRPEKVPAPAVVQEDEAGLWFPFALADSLDKDIFTDLFCEEPPGAAVVDGAGKAGRGDGAPLLGDVDGRSSQSSAVSAASDLMPPPKSTHTHVSCSSRQQSMSLADCGDNAGGVVSGLVQARAGKAAMEEGASSTLSAIGASFCGSNQVQVQGAVSEQGRAGHTTVYGGRGAGSALPSAVGSGNANASGRGHEATVASSSGRSNYCFGAAATTTTTTTGTEPTSTSNRSSKRKRGLDTEDSESPSEDAESESLALDRKPPQKLTTARRSRAAEVHNLSERRRRDRINEKMRALQELIPHCNKTDKASMLDEAIEYLKTLQMQVQMMWMGGGMAAPPAVMFPGMHQYLPQMGPASMARMPFMAPQQQGSLPEQYAHFLGVNHHHLQPPAHHHHHQHFAQGVGYYPLGPKALQQSPALHHVPNGSGTPAATANTAPGNAIHPNKR; translated from the exons ATGAGCCAGTTCGTGCCAGACTGGGGAAACATGGGGGACATCTCCAGGCCGCTCGG CGAGGACGATGACCTCATGGAGCTGCTGTGGTGCAACGGTAATGTCGTCATGCAGAGCCAGGGTCATCGGAAGCTGCCGCCGAGGCCGGAGAAGGTTCCGGCGCCGGCGGTGGTGCAAGAAGACGAGGCCGGCCTGTGGTTCCCGTTCGCGCTCGCCGACTCGCTCGACAAGGACATCTTCACGGACCTCTTCTGCGAAGAGCCACCGGGGGCGGCCGTGGTCGACGGCGCCGGCAAGGCCGGCAGGGGGGACGGTGCCCCGTTATTAGGGGACGTCGACGGGCGCAGCAGCCAGTCGTCCGCGGTGTCGGCGGCGAGCGACCTGATGCCCCCTCCCAAGTCCACGCACACGCACGTGTCCTGCTCCAGCAGGCAGCAATCGATGAGCCTGGCTGACTGCGGCGACAACGCCGGCGGCGTCGTGTCGGGCCTCGTCCAGGCCCGGGCCGGGAAGGCGGCGATGGAGGAGGGCGCGTCGTCGACGCTGAGCGCGATCGGGGCGAGCTTCTGCGGGAGCAACCAGGTGCAGGTGCAGGGCGCGGTGAGCGAGCAGGGGCGCGCCGGCCACACCACTGTCTATGGCGGCAGAGGCGCAGGCAGCGCTCTGCCCTCGGCAGTGGGGAGCGGAAATGCAAACGCCAGCGGCAGGGGCCACGAGGCCACCGTCGCCTCCTCGTCGGGGCGGTCTAACTACTGCTtcggcgccgccgccaccaccaccaccaccacgaccggcACCGAGCCGACGAGCACGAGCAACAGGAGCAGCAAGCGCAAGCGGGGGCTCGACACGGAGGACTCGGAGAGCCCCAGCGAG GACGCCGAGTCAGAGTCCTTGGCGCTCGACCGCAAGCCGCCGCAGAAGCTCACGACGGCGCGGAGGAGCCGCGCCGCCGAGGTGCACAACCTGTCCGAGAGG AGGAGACGAGACAGGATCAACGAGAAGATGCGAGCGCTGCAAGAGCTCATACCCCACTGCAACAAG ACTGACAAGGCGTCGATGCTGGACGAGGCGATCGAGTACCTGAAGACGCTGCAGATGCAGGTGCAGATGATGTGGATGGGCGGCGGCATGGCGGCGCCGCCGGCGGTGATGTTCCCGGGCATGCACCAGTACCTGCCGCAGATGGGGCCCGCGTCCATGGCGCGGATGCCCTTCATGGCGCCGCAGCAGCAGGGAAGCCTGCCGGAGCAGTACGCGCACTTCCTCGGCGTCAACCACCACCACCTGCAGCCGCcggcccaccaccaccaccaccag CATTTTGCGCAGGGGGTGGGCTACTACCCGCTAGGGCCGAAGGCCCTGCAGCAGAGTCCGGCGCTCCACCACGTGCCCAATGGCAGCGGTACGCCTGCCGCTACCGCCAACACCGCGCCGGGAAACGCGATACACCCAAACAAAAGATGA